A genomic stretch from Chitinophaga agri includes:
- a CDS encoding GumC family protein: MQNGAHINGGGQLNGSPVSEGLTDGGINLRKMVDKLFTYWKWFVLCIGLGIFLSWLFMRYAAPEYKVNAKILVQDDKKGSSSGGMEVLQQLELFNTKSSVDNEIEILKSRSLMQKVVQELQLNVTLFAEGRVKESEIFRESPFVVKWLSMEDSVKPVRYTLQQEAGKIRLTKKNFSRTISSGDTMHLTEGVVKIDLNPAFPSGEDKYHMNITSVDKAVAAFQKMVSISIPNKQVSTIDLTLNTRVPSKGEMILNKLVDAYLRASIEDKNRIADSTIAFIDNRLVIVSQELSGVEKDIEHFKQANELANIDEQAKQLVTGSGDFNRQLTEQQVKLSVVESLAQYLGDDKNTKRVVPSSLIVQDPTFVGLVEKYNTLQMERERLLMSSTESNPLVRNLDQQLAGLRGDLRTNIGSVKTGIQISINELENRQGALNQKIRAVPAKERVFLDFSRQQAIKQDLYLFLLKKREESAISKSSNMAIARVIDAAKSDAGPFKPKKSLIYLVGIILGVAVPSIVIYLMELLNTRIRNRDDITNNTNVPILGEIGHSDEKNMVVLNSNTLTPVAEQFRAIRTNLQFILTGQKDKVILLTSSMSGEGKSFVASNLSMILAMSGKKVVLMEMDLRKPKISEYLGLTNHTGFSTYVIGKSSLESIIKPSGIHDNCWVISSGPIPPNPAELLLQEQTKRLFDELRSRFDFILVDTAPIGLVTDAQLLANYADATLYLIRQGHTFKEQLKISKELYELRKMPKINIIVNDVKRAAGSGYGYGYGYGYGYGYNMSPRRTLVSRIKKSLVNK; this comes from the coding sequence ATGCAGAACGGTGCGCATATAAATGGAGGCGGACAACTAAACGGATCACCTGTATCTGAAGGGTTGACTGATGGTGGTATCAACCTCCGTAAGATGGTGGATAAATTATTTACTTACTGGAAGTGGTTTGTACTCTGTATCGGCCTGGGCATCTTCTTGTCCTGGCTGTTCATGCGGTACGCCGCACCGGAATATAAAGTGAATGCCAAAATACTGGTGCAGGACGATAAGAAAGGATCTTCGTCCGGTGGAATGGAAGTACTTCAGCAGCTCGAACTGTTTAATACCAAAAGCAGCGTGGATAATGAAATCGAGATCCTTAAATCCCGCTCACTGATGCAGAAGGTCGTACAGGAACTGCAGCTGAACGTAACACTCTTTGCAGAAGGACGCGTGAAAGAAAGTGAGATCTTCAGAGAATCTCCTTTTGTTGTTAAATGGCTGTCAATGGAAGATTCTGTTAAACCTGTACGCTACACCCTGCAACAGGAAGCCGGTAAAATAAGGTTGACAAAAAAGAACTTCAGCCGTACCATCTCCTCCGGCGATACCATGCATCTCACCGAAGGTGTTGTCAAAATTGATCTGAATCCTGCATTCCCCAGCGGAGAGGATAAGTACCACATGAACATCACTTCCGTCGATAAAGCAGTGGCGGCCTTTCAGAAAATGGTCAGCATCAGCATTCCAAATAAACAGGTCAGTACCATTGACCTCACCCTGAATACCCGGGTGCCATCCAAGGGGGAAATGATCCTGAACAAACTTGTGGACGCGTACCTGAGGGCCAGTATTGAGGATAAGAACCGCATTGCTGACAGTACCATTGCTTTTATAGATAACCGACTGGTGATCGTCAGCCAGGAACTGAGTGGTGTCGAAAAGGATATCGAGCACTTCAAACAGGCCAATGAACTGGCCAATATAGACGAACAGGCTAAACAGCTGGTAACCGGAAGCGGCGATTTTAACAGGCAGCTGACCGAACAGCAGGTGAAGCTGAGCGTTGTGGAATCGCTGGCGCAGTACCTTGGAGACGATAAGAACACCAAACGGGTTGTGCCGTCTTCTCTCATTGTGCAGGACCCTACTTTCGTAGGACTGGTAGAAAAGTATAATACCCTACAGATGGAAAGGGAAAGACTGCTGATGTCCAGTACAGAGTCCAATCCACTGGTGAGGAACCTTGACCAGCAGCTGGCCGGATTGCGGGGAGACCTGCGCACGAACATCGGCTCTGTAAAGACCGGTATCCAGATCAGCATCAATGAACTGGAGAACCGCCAGGGAGCACTTAACCAGAAAATACGTGCCGTACCTGCCAAAGAAAGGGTATTCCTGGATTTCTCCCGCCAGCAGGCTATCAAACAGGACCTGTACCTGTTCCTGCTGAAGAAACGTGAGGAATCAGCTATTTCCAAATCATCCAATATGGCAATAGCCAGGGTCATTGATGCGGCGAAAAGTGATGCAGGACCATTTAAGCCTAAAAAATCACTTATCTACCTCGTAGGGATCATTCTGGGTGTTGCGGTGCCCTCCATCGTCATCTACCTTATGGAATTGCTCAATACGCGTATCCGGAACAGAGATGACATCACCAATAATACCAATGTCCCTATCCTGGGTGAGATCGGACACTCCGATGAAAAGAATATGGTGGTGCTCAATTCCAATACCCTCACACCAGTAGCCGAGCAGTTCCGTGCTATTCGTACCAACCTGCAGTTCATCCTTACCGGGCAAAAAGATAAGGTCATCCTGCTGACGTCCAGCATGAGTGGTGAAGGGAAGTCATTCGTTGCCAGTAACCTGTCCATGATCCTGGCAATGTCTGGGAAAAAGGTCGTGCTGATGGAAATGGACCTTCGTAAGCCGAAAATCTCTGAATACCTGGGGCTGACCAATCACACCGGTTTCAGTACCTACGTGATAGGAAAGTCCAGCCTGGAGAGCATCATAAAACCTTCCGGTATCCATGACAACTGCTGGGTGATCAGTTCCGGCCCTATTCCACCGAATCCGGCAGAACTCCTGTTGCAGGAACAGACAAAACGCCTCTTCGATGAACTACGTTCCAGGTTTGATTTTATCCTCGTGGATACGGCGCCTATTGGTCTCGTTACGGATGCGCAGTTACTGGCTAACTATGCAGATGCAACGCTTTACCTGATCAGACAGGGGCACACCTTCAAGGAGCAGCTGAAGATCTCCAAAGAACTGTATGAGCTGCGGAAGATGCCAAAGATCAACATCATTGTCAATGACGTAAAACGAGCTGCCGGAAGTGGTTATGGCTATGGCTACGGCTATGGCTATGGCTATGGATATAACATGTCACCACGTAGAACACTTGTGTCCAGGATTAAGAAGTCCCTTGTCAACAAATAA
- a CDS encoding DegT/DnrJ/EryC1/StrS family aminotransferase, which produces MIHTARFDRSKELQQYLNANGIQTRPFWVPMHRLPAFANDIYYHFSDVSEDIYANSLSLSCSTNIADEEIEKVICNIKNFYDR; this is translated from the coding sequence ATGATACATACAGCCAGATTTGACAGGTCGAAAGAATTACAGCAATACTTGAATGCCAATGGTATACAAACCAGACCTTTCTGGGTGCCTATGCACAGATTGCCGGCTTTTGCCAACGATATCTATTATCATTTCAGTGATGTCAGCGAAGATATTTATGCGAACAGTCTGAGTCTGTCGTGTTCAACAAACATCGCAGATGAGGAAATAGAAAAGGTCATATGCAATATTAAAAACTTTTATGACAGGTAA
- a CDS encoding GNAT family N-acetyltransferase → MPDIYQPSPAHYPQLISIWEAAVRATHHFLTPSDLLYFKKMVGTYLPAMEVYCINHDDNIAGFMGIGDGMVQALFIHPAASGKGLGTLLMQYAIDEKHIRRVDVNEQNEAALGFYQHLGFVVTGRTELDSTGRPYPILMLELP, encoded by the coding sequence ATGCCCGACATCTACCAGCCGTCTCCGGCCCATTACCCGCAACTCATCTCTATATGGGAAGCCGCTGTGCGTGCCACCCACCATTTTTTAACACCCTCCGACCTGCTTTACTTTAAAAAGATGGTGGGTACCTATCTGCCTGCTATGGAGGTCTATTGTATTAACCATGATGACAACATCGCTGGTTTCATGGGCATCGGCGATGGCATGGTACAGGCGCTGTTCATCCATCCTGCCGCCAGCGGAAAGGGATTAGGTACACTGCTGATGCAATATGCCATCGACGAAAAGCATATCCGGCGGGTAGATGTAAATGAACAGAATGAAGCTGCGCTTGGCTTCTACCAGCACCTGGGATTTGTAGTGACAGGCAGGACGGAGCTGGATAGCACCGGGCGGCCCTACCCTATTCTCATGTTGGAGCTCCCATAA
- a CDS encoding nucleotidyltransferase domain-containing protein: MATIREQLDSAGIQLPLQKLQLLEAVTGALANIEGVAAIVLGGSYAQRAALANSDMDIGIYYYTNAPFDIERIREVAMLFAAAPPTVTGFYEWGPWVNGGAWIETRAGRVDLLYKNIEQIRQTIEKAKAGQWESNFEQQPPYGFSSVIYLAETQCCVPLWDVSNIIPSLKKEVANYPSALKATVVRQSLWSAEFTIWHASHAAIKGDVYNTIGCLTRAVKDIITALFALNERYPIGDKRAITELTGAAKVPAQLKERVEQILCAEKDTLPKNVMYLKTLHSEVVRLAGTLYQPYFYLP, translated from the coding sequence ATGGCAACGATCAGAGAACAGCTTGATTCAGCAGGCATCCAGCTACCATTACAAAAACTACAATTGCTGGAAGCAGTCACAGGAGCACTGGCCAATATTGAAGGAGTAGCAGCGATCGTACTGGGCGGGTCCTATGCCCAGCGTGCAGCATTAGCCAACTCTGATATGGATATCGGCATTTATTATTATACCAACGCCCCTTTTGATATTGAACGGATACGTGAAGTGGCCATGTTATTTGCGGCGGCACCACCTACTGTTACTGGCTTCTATGAATGGGGCCCCTGGGTAAATGGTGGCGCCTGGATCGAGACACGTGCCGGCAGAGTAGACCTGTTGTATAAGAATATCGAACAGATCAGACAGACCATCGAAAAAGCGAAGGCCGGCCAATGGGAAAGTAATTTCGAACAACAACCTCCCTATGGATTTTCTTCTGTGATCTATCTTGCCGAAACGCAGTGTTGCGTGCCGCTATGGGATGTCAGCAACATCATACCCTCATTAAAAAAGGAAGTAGCCAACTATCCGTCAGCACTCAAAGCGACTGTCGTCCGCCAATCACTATGGTCAGCGGAATTCACTATCTGGCATGCAAGCCATGCAGCAATCAAAGGTGATGTATATAATACGATCGGATGCCTGACAAGAGCAGTGAAAGATATTATTACTGCATTATTTGCCCTGAATGAACGGTATCCGATAGGCGACAAACGTGCTATTACCGAACTGACAGGCGCAGCTAAAGTACCGGCACAGCTTAAAGAGAGAGTAGAACAGATCTTATGTGCGGAGAAAGATACGTTGCCAAAGAATGTCATGTACCTGAAGACGTTACATAGTGAAGTTGTCAGGCTGGCAGGCACATTATACCAGCCTTATTTTTATCTGCCATAG
- a CDS encoding polysaccharide biosynthesis/export family protein, whose product MRIINYENYCSKPFRSLLHLSGAILSLCLFACSTPKNITYFQDMADTARLRSVSQAEYYTPTIQPDDILQVTIQTLDPTATALLNQNATASWPVAGGNTNSAVPGGTPVGNNVTGYLVDKNGYVILPLIGKVLVKDKTTDKVRDEINTKAAEYYKDPIVNVRFANFKVTVLGEVNRPSTYVMPNEKVTLLDAIGMAGDLTIYGKRENVLLVRENGKNKDFIRFNLNDSHTFSSPYFYLHQGDVVYVEPNKYKVASQDISQVRKWSLITAGLTLLIVIVSRVNF is encoded by the coding sequence ATGAGAATTATTAACTACGAGAATTATTGCAGTAAACCCTTCAGATCATTACTCCATTTATCGGGAGCCATTCTTTCTTTGTGTCTGTTCGCTTGTTCAACACCGAAGAATATCACCTACTTCCAGGATATGGCTGATACAGCGAGATTAAGATCCGTATCACAGGCAGAATATTATACTCCCACTATTCAGCCGGATGATATCCTGCAGGTTACTATCCAGACATTGGACCCTACCGCTACCGCATTGTTAAACCAGAACGCGACTGCCTCATGGCCGGTAGCAGGTGGCAATACCAACAGTGCAGTACCCGGCGGCACGCCCGTCGGTAACAATGTAACAGGCTATCTCGTCGATAAGAACGGATATGTCATATTACCGCTTATCGGAAAGGTATTAGTAAAGGATAAGACAACGGATAAGGTCCGTGATGAAATAAATACCAAAGCGGCTGAATACTACAAAGACCCGATCGTCAATGTTCGCTTTGCGAATTTTAAAGTGACTGTCTTAGGTGAAGTGAACCGCCCTTCCACTTATGTAATGCCTAATGAAAAAGTCACCTTACTCGATGCAATCGGTATGGCTGGAGACCTCACGATATATGGCAAAAGAGAGAACGTGCTGCTCGTCAGAGAGAACGGAAAGAACAAAGATTTTATCCGTTTTAATCTCAATGACAGCCATACCTTCTCTTCTCCGTATTTCTACCTCCATCAGGGCGATGTGGTATATGTCGAGCCAAACAAATATAAAGTGGCTTCACAGGACATTTCGCAGGTCAGGAAATGGTCGCTCATTACAGCAGGCCTGACACTATTGATTGTAATTGTTTCGAGAGTTAACTTTTAA
- a CDS encoding zinc-dependent alcohol dehydrogenase family protein, with amino-acid sequence MKALLLEQYNTPFKLTEVAKPVPGKGEVLVKIAASGVNPLDLKIKAGAAGHAQTKLPAILGIDLAGTVEALGEGVTGFKPGDAVYGMTGGIAGIPGSLAEYAAVDARLIAHKPSNISFKEAAALPLIFITAWEGLVDKAHVKENDTVLVQGGAGGVGHIAVQLAKAYGAQVFATASAGDADYITQLGATPIDYKVYDADRCVREYSDGKGFDIVYDTVGGSSIDESFLAAKRYTGHVLTILGWGTHSLAPLSFRSGTYSGVFTLYPLISGEYREHHGAILKEATKLIEAGKIKPLVDPADYSPETIAEAYSAIENRTNRGKVVVTIS; translated from the coding sequence ATGAAAGCGTTATTATTAGAGCAGTACAATACTCCGTTTAAACTGACAGAAGTAGCGAAACCTGTACCTGGAAAAGGAGAAGTATTGGTAAAGATAGCGGCCAGCGGTGTCAATCCGCTGGACCTGAAGATAAAGGCTGGTGCTGCGGGCCATGCCCAGACGAAGCTACCGGCCATTCTGGGTATAGACCTGGCAGGCACCGTTGAGGCACTGGGCGAGGGGGTAACCGGTTTCAAACCTGGTGATGCCGTATATGGTATGACGGGCGGTATCGCTGGTATTCCTGGTTCACTGGCGGAGTATGCCGCAGTGGATGCCAGGTTGATCGCGCATAAGCCCTCCAATATTTCTTTTAAAGAGGCGGCGGCGTTACCGCTTATTTTTATCACCGCATGGGAAGGATTGGTGGACAAGGCGCACGTGAAGGAGAATGATACCGTGCTGGTACAGGGAGGCGCTGGTGGCGTAGGGCATATTGCCGTGCAGCTGGCGAAGGCATATGGTGCGCAGGTATTTGCCACCGCATCAGCCGGTGATGCAGATTATATAACGCAGCTTGGCGCGACCCCGATAGATTATAAGGTTTACGACGCAGACCGGTGTGTAAGGGAGTATAGTGATGGGAAGGGTTTTGATATTGTTTACGACACTGTTGGTGGCAGCAGTATCGATGAGTCATTTCTGGCGGCAAAGCGATATACAGGGCATGTATTGACGATACTTGGCTGGGGAACGCATAGCCTGGCTCCCCTATCTTTTCGCAGTGGTACCTATTCAGGCGTATTTACGCTTTATCCGCTGATATCCGGTGAGTACCGGGAACATCATGGAGCTATCCTGAAAGAGGCAACAAAGCTGATCGAAGCGGGTAAAATTAAGCCACTGGTTGATCCGGCAGACTATTCACCTGAAACGATCGCTGAGGCCTATAGCGCCATTGAGAACCGTACTAACAGGGGCAAAGTGGTAGTAACGATCAGTTAG
- a CDS encoding AraC family transcriptional regulator: protein MQKDHLREPFELVLKEVPDECPRGAHSHTFFELVYVVSGTGKQCINEVEVSYKPGHLFVVAPNDAHIFKIETPTQFFFIRLNTSFISGAKAGNKLSERLETILENARHEPGCILKTEDDKTAARQLIQILITEHLKKDEFHKDLITSLVNTLLILVARNIHERFPETVSESTDQKLIDILEYIQSNIYSPDKLKADEIGKHVGLSESYLSNFFRKHARESMQQYILHYKLKLIENRLLHSNMRINEVADEFGFTDKSHLNRIFKKHRGMNPSSYRKQHQGV, encoded by the coding sequence ATGCAGAAAGATCATTTAAGGGAACCATTTGAACTGGTACTGAAAGAAGTACCTGATGAATGCCCGAGAGGTGCCCATTCGCATACTTTCTTTGAACTGGTGTATGTTGTCTCCGGCACCGGCAAACAATGTATCAACGAGGTAGAAGTGTCTTATAAACCCGGTCACCTTTTCGTGGTCGCGCCGAACGATGCCCATATATTCAAAATAGAGACGCCTACGCAGTTTTTCTTTATCCGGCTCAACACCAGTTTTATAAGTGGCGCCAAAGCGGGGAACAAGCTCTCTGAACGGCTGGAGACCATACTTGAAAATGCCCGGCATGAACCCGGCTGTATCCTGAAAACAGAAGACGATAAAACCGCTGCCAGGCAGCTGATACAGATCCTGATAACTGAACATTTAAAAAAGGATGAATTTCATAAAGATCTCATTACATCCCTGGTAAATACATTATTGATCCTGGTGGCAAGGAACATACATGAACGCTTTCCCGAAACTGTCAGTGAATCAACCGATCAGAAGCTGATAGATATCCTTGAATATATTCAGTCAAACATCTATTCACCCGACAAACTAAAAGCGGATGAAATAGGTAAACATGTCGGCCTTTCTGAAAGTTACCTGAGTAACTTTTTCCGGAAACATGCCCGGGAATCCATGCAGCAATACATCCTGCATTACAAGTTAAAACTGATCGAGAACAGACTTTTGCATAGTAACATGCGCATCAATGAGGTAGCAGACGAATTTGGGTTCACGGACAAAAGCCATCTGAACAGGATCTTTAAAAAGCACCGGGGCATGAACCCCAGTTCATACCGGAAGCAGCACCAGGGCGTTTGA
- a CDS encoding helix-turn-helix domain-containing protein, whose amino-acid sequence MKKDKRLPQQFESLSDVHSAFGLPKPLHPLISFFDLRDVNIRKGSLADSFVLDYYNISFKIFACGKARYGQHYYDFGEGGMVFSAPRQVLETPPESGVAGHMLLIHPDFLLSYSLARKIKQYGFFSYDTNEALHLSDKEKETIFSIFRIIDEELKSRIDEFSHDVIISQIELLLNYCSRFYKRQFLTRKTVSSDLLQKLEALLEDYFNNSKSLQQGLPSVQYLAGELNISAAYLSDMLRSLTGQSAQQHIHNKLIEKAKERLSTTEESVSEIAYALGFEHPQSFSKLFKTKTNLSPLEFRQSFN is encoded by the coding sequence ATGAAGAAGGATAAGCGGTTGCCGCAGCAGTTTGAGTCATTATCGGATGTGCATAGCGCCTTTGGGTTACCCAAACCGCTGCATCCCCTGATCAGTTTCTTTGATCTCAGGGATGTAAATATCCGCAAGGGATCATTGGCGGATAGTTTTGTACTGGATTACTATAATATTTCCTTTAAGATATTTGCGTGCGGGAAGGCCAGGTACGGGCAGCATTACTATGACTTTGGTGAAGGGGGGATGGTATTCTCTGCACCCAGGCAGGTATTGGAAACCCCTCCGGAAAGTGGCGTGGCAGGTCATATGTTGCTGATCCATCCTGATTTCCTGTTATCCTATTCTCTGGCCAGAAAAATTAAGCAATACGGTTTCTTTTCGTATGATACCAATGAAGCCCTGCATCTTTCTGATAAGGAAAAAGAAACCATTTTTTCTATCTTCCGCATCATTGATGAAGAACTGAAAAGCAGAATAGATGAATTCAGTCATGATGTGATCATCTCTCAGATAGAGCTGTTATTGAATTACTGCAGTCGTTTCTACAAAAGACAGTTCCTCACCCGAAAGACTGTCAGCTCTGACCTTTTGCAAAAACTGGAAGCGTTGCTGGAAGATTATTTCAATAACAGTAAGTCATTGCAGCAGGGACTACCTTCTGTGCAATACCTTGCGGGGGAACTGAACATATCCGCCGCTTATTTAAGCGATATGCTTCGCTCGCTTACCGGGCAGAGTGCACAGCAGCACATTCATAATAAGCTCATTGAAAAGGCAAAAGAACGCCTGTCCACTACTGAAGAATCAGTCAGCGAGATCGCCTATGCACTGGGATTTGAGCATCCCCAGTCATTCAGTAAGCTGTTTAAAACCAAGACGAATCTTTCGCCGCTGGAATTTCGGCAGTCCTTTAACTGA
- a CDS encoding NAD-dependent 4,6-dehydratase LegB has protein sequence MELKNKRVLVTGADGFIGSHLVERLLEEGAIVKAFVYYNSFNSWGWLDTFPPEKLDRIQVFAGDIRDPNGVRTAMKDIDVVFHLAALIAIPFSYHSPDSYIDTNVKGTLNIVQAARDLNIARVLVTSTSEVYGTAQYIPIDEKHARQPQSPYSASKIGADCIAESFYRSFDLPLTIVRPFNTYGPRQSARAVIPTIITQLLNGKEAIKLGDTTPTRDLLFVKDTANGFVEIAKSDALIGHDCNIATQSEITIAEVANELIQQINPAAMIVMDDQRLRPEKSEVFRLYGANEKIRTYTRWEPQYTLSQGLAATIGWFRKKENLKQYKAEIYNI, from the coding sequence ATGGAATTAAAGAACAAAAGAGTGCTGGTAACAGGGGCGGATGGCTTCATAGGAAGTCACCTGGTAGAGCGGTTATTGGAAGAAGGTGCTATCGTCAAGGCCTTTGTCTATTATAATTCATTTAATAGCTGGGGGTGGCTGGATACATTCCCGCCGGAAAAGCTGGACCGTATTCAGGTATTTGCCGGTGACATCCGTGATCCGAATGGTGTGCGCACGGCTATGAAAGACATTGATGTGGTTTTTCACCTGGCTGCACTGATCGCTATTCCATTTAGTTATCATTCCCCTGATTCGTACATCGACACGAATGTGAAAGGGACGCTGAATATCGTACAGGCGGCCAGAGACCTGAACATTGCCCGCGTACTGGTAACCTCTACTTCTGAGGTATATGGTACAGCGCAATACATTCCGATAGATGAGAAACATGCCCGGCAGCCACAGTCGCCCTATTCTGCTTCCAAGATCGGTGCAGACTGTATAGCGGAATCTTTTTACAGAAGTTTTGATCTGCCACTGACCATCGTAAGGCCCTTTAACACCTATGGCCCGAGACAGTCAGCCAGAGCGGTCATTCCTACCATCATCACGCAACTGCTGAACGGAAAGGAAGCCATCAAACTGGGCGATACCACACCAACCCGCGATCTGCTTTTTGTGAAGGACACGGCAAATGGTTTTGTGGAAATAGCGAAGTCAGATGCACTGATTGGACATGATTGCAATATAGCTACACAATCGGAGATCACGATTGCAGAAGTGGCGAATGAACTTATTCAGCAGATCAATCCGGCAGCAATGATCGTTATGGATGATCAGCGGCTGCGTCCTGAAAAGTCTGAAGTGTTCAGACTGTACGGCGCCAATGAAAAGATCCGGACATATACACGATGGGAGCCACAATATACACTGAGTCAGGGTCTTGCGGCGACAATAGGCTGGTTCAGGAAAAAAGAAAATCTGAAACAGTATAAAGCAGAGATATATAACATATGA
- a CDS encoding polysaccharide biosynthesis protein: protein MSLAFLLRLNFNIEDFGRYPMQDIVLVVVSVNLLLSLLFRTYMGIVRYTSMADIGRISCVSLISAVIYYNVNVAAVAYTRENMFPLSVIAINFFINTFFLLSYRLFVKWVFRYYSRYGVINKTKAVIYNAGHSGLMVRKAIHEDQTGNIRIAGFLDDKLTRTGKRLDGLPIFSTRRDSLEKLVRQEKIKLLIVADETPDTQLLNNLVDNCFALNIKVQKVLPVNKWINAGWSPAKLQDIKIEDLLDRSVININNEQVSRETRGKAILVTGAAGSIGSELVRQLAKLSPSVILMCDKAESPLHELELEMAELHPGVTVVPYIANICDRIRMQQLFEVYEPAVVYHAAAYKHVPMMEKNPSVAVLNNVLGTKMLSELSVEFGVEKFVMVSTDKAVNPTNVMGASKRIAEIFTQSYNTHVNRQFKKTGPVYSTPPTRFITTRFGNVLGSNGSVIPRFKQQLEKGGPLTVTHPDITRYFMTIPEACQLVLEAGAMGQGGEIFVFDMGQPVKIAELASKMIRMSGREPGVDIQIVYTGLRPGEKLYEELLNTAENTLSTYHEKIMIARVREYDFVEVNEEIEKLIASAQKHYITPTVALMKQLVPEFISKNSTYEQLDKDKIKL from the coding sequence ATGAGCCTGGCTTTCCTGCTTAGGCTTAACTTTAACATCGAAGACTTTGGTCGATACCCCATGCAGGATATCGTGCTTGTTGTAGTGAGCGTGAATTTATTGCTGTCGCTCTTGTTTCGTACCTACATGGGTATCGTACGTTATACGAGCATGGCCGACATAGGACGTATATCATGCGTCAGCCTCATAAGCGCCGTCATATACTACAATGTCAATGTCGCAGCTGTCGCATATACCAGAGAGAATATGTTTCCGCTGTCTGTCATTGCTATCAACTTCTTCATTAATACTTTCTTCCTTTTATCCTACAGACTGTTTGTCAAATGGGTCTTCCGCTATTACAGCCGCTATGGTGTCATTAATAAAACAAAGGCCGTCATCTATAATGCCGGACACTCTGGTCTTATGGTGCGTAAGGCTATCCATGAAGACCAGACGGGGAATATCCGCATCGCGGGATTCCTTGATGATAAACTAACGCGCACAGGCAAACGCCTGGACGGTCTCCCCATCTTCAGTACGCGCCGTGACTCGCTGGAAAAGCTGGTCAGACAGGAGAAGATAAAACTTCTCATCGTGGCAGATGAAACGCCCGATACACAATTGCTGAACAATCTTGTAGACAACTGCTTTGCCCTGAATATTAAGGTACAGAAAGTCTTACCCGTGAACAAATGGATCAATGCCGGCTGGAGCCCCGCCAAACTACAGGATATTAAAATTGAAGATCTGCTGGACAGGTCAGTGATTAACATAAATAATGAACAGGTAAGCAGAGAAACAAGAGGTAAGGCCATCCTGGTGACCGGCGCCGCCGGATCAATTGGCAGTGAACTGGTCAGACAACTCGCCAAACTCAGCCCGTCCGTGATCCTGATGTGCGACAAGGCGGAATCTCCGTTGCATGAACTTGAATTGGAAATGGCAGAACTGCACCCGGGTGTCACCGTCGTTCCCTACATCGCTAACATCTGCGACAGGATCCGTATGCAGCAGCTGTTTGAAGTGTATGAACCTGCAGTAGTATATCACGCCGCTGCCTATAAACATGTGCCAATGATGGAGAAGAACCCCTCTGTCGCTGTACTCAATAATGTACTCGGCACAAAGATGTTATCGGAGCTCTCCGTGGAATTTGGTGTGGAGAAATTTGTAATGGTCTCTACTGACAAGGCGGTCAATCCGACTAATGTTATGGGGGCTTCCAAAAGGATCGCAGAGATCTTTACCCAGTCCTACAACACACACGTTAACCGTCAGTTTAAAAAGACCGGCCCTGTATACAGTACGCCTCCCACCAGGTTTATCACCACCAGGTTTGGCAACGTGCTTGGCTCAAACGGATCTGTTATCCCACGCTTTAAACAACAACTGGAAAAAGGTGGTCCGCTCACGGTTACCCACCCCGATATCACCCGTTACTTTATGACCATTCCCGAGGCTTGTCAGCTGGTACTCGAAGCTGGCGCGATGGGACAGGGCGGAGAGATATTCGTCTTTGATATGGGGCAACCAGTGAAGATCGCTGAACTGGCCAGTAAAATGATCCGTATGAGTGGCAGAGAGCCTGGTGTAGATATACAGATCGTCTATACAGGACTAAGGCCCGGTGAAAAACTATATGAAGAACTGCTGAACACTGCTGAAAATACACTGAGTACTTACCATGAAAAGATCATGATAGCAAGAGTGCGGGAGTACGACTTTGTTGAAGTAAATGAAGAAATTGAAAAACTGATCGCTTCTGCCCAGAAGCATTATATCACGCCGACAGTTGCATTGATGAAGCAGCTGGTGCCGGAATTTATCAGCAAGAACTCTACGTACGAGCAGCTAGATAAAGACAAGATCAAGTTATAA